A window from Heteronotia binoei isolate CCM8104 ecotype False Entrance Well chromosome 15, APGP_CSIRO_Hbin_v1, whole genome shotgun sequence encodes these proteins:
- the LOC132583433 gene encoding olfactory receptor 14A16-like → MVNKTTVTGFVLLGFASLRELQILLTVVFLSIYLVVLMGNLLLILAVAHNLHLHSPMYFLFVNLSIVDACYISTTVPKSIVNSLMDSKQISFSGCVTQVFLVNLCAGGELYFLTAMAYNHYAAICHPLRYQLIMNWNVCFQTAAACWVTSVTMAMAYTLNTFSLHFCQSNVIEQYFCDIPQLLKIPCTDTATAQIFVFASTLSLGSFCSIIIFVSYVYIFSAVFKIQSAQAQQKAFSTCTPHLTIFCLFIFTASFSYLRPKTLLSPIVDLLAAVLYTVLPPIMNPIIYGLRNKDIQLALARALTNFPCISCVSLEEMDWKH, encoded by the coding sequence ATGGTAAACAAAACAACTGTGACTGGATTTGTCCTTCTGGGATTTGCCAGTCTTCGAGAACTACAGATTCTACTCACTGTGGTTTTTCTCTCAATTTATTTAGTGGTCTTGATGGGAAACTTACTCCTAATTTTAGCTGTAGCCCACAATCTCCACCTTCACAGTCCCATGTATTTCTTATTTGTCAATCTTTCCATTGTTGATGCCTGCTACATTTCAACTACAGTTCCCAAATCCATAGTCAATTCTTTGATGGACAGCAAGCAGATTTCATTCTCTGGATGTGTCACTCAGGTTTTCTTGGTGAATCTGTGTGCAGGTGGTGAGCTGTATTTTCTCACTGCCATGGCTTATAACCACTATGCAGCCATCTGCCACCCTTTACGATACCAGCTGATCATGAACTGGAATGTTTGTTTCCAAACAGCAGCCGCTTGTTGGGTCACTTCTGTCACCATGGCAATGGCGTATACATTGAACACATTTTCATTACATTTCTGTCAGTCCAATGTTATTGAACAATATTTCTGTGACATCCCTCAGTTGTTGAAGATACCTTGCACTGATACAGCAACTGCTCAGATCTTTGTTTTTGCCAGTACTCTTAGCTTAGGCTCATTTTGCTCTATAATCATATTTGTTTCCTATGTTTACATCTTCTCTGCTGTGTTCAAGATTCAGTCAGCTCAGGCCCAGCAAAAAGCTTTCTCTACCTGCACTCCCCACTTGACAatcttttgtttgtttatattcacTGCTTCCTTTTCATACCTGAGGCCCAAAACGTTGTTATCTCCAATTGTGGATTTGTTGGCTGCTGTTCTATACACAGTTTTGCCCCCAATCATGAATCCCATTATCTATGGCTTGAGAAACAAAGACATTCAGTTGGCTCTGGCCAGAGCTTTGACTAATTTTCCTTGCATTTCCTGTGTGAGCTTGGAAGAAATGGACTGGAAACATTGA